One region of Limnospira fusiformis SAG 85.79 genomic DNA includes:
- a CDS encoding ABC transporter ATP-binding protein translates to MATVRLENITRSYDSATAIEGISLNIPDGQFWVLVGPSGCGKSTILRTIAGLEKATSGDIYIGDRLVNDIMARDRNVAMVFQNYALYPHLTVAENLAFGLKMRGTDSTKIEQRIQEVARSLSIEHLLSRKPKQLSGGQQQRVALGRAIAREPDVFLLDEPLSNLDAQLRDDTRAELKQLHQRLGITTIYVTHDQVEAMTLADRIVILEQGRIQQVGTPQQVYSKPANRMVATFLGNPPMNIIPATYGNSLFWVGSQSVACPMVIREKIHPQEGQRFELGIRPEHLQLNLSESETDPVEKDVWALDKVPLELEVSVVEPLGRETLVRATWPSNDPKTVQGNILQLMASPSVRVRPGDRIPVTLDLNYLMIFDPATGKVL, encoded by the coding sequence ACCCGTAGTTATGATAGCGCTACGGCGATTGAGGGGATTAGCCTAAATATTCCTGATGGTCAGTTTTGGGTGTTGGTAGGACCTTCGGGCTGCGGTAAATCAACGATTTTGCGGACAATTGCGGGTTTAGAAAAAGCTACCAGTGGCGATATTTATATAGGCGATCGCTTAGTTAATGACATTATGGCACGCGATCGCAATGTGGCTATGGTATTTCAGAATTACGCCCTCTATCCGCATTTGACGGTCGCAGAAAACCTGGCTTTTGGTTTAAAAATGCGGGGGACTGATAGCACTAAGATAGAACAACGGATTCAGGAAGTAGCGCGATCGCTATCTATTGAACATCTGTTAAGCCGCAAACCTAAACAATTGTCGGGGGGTCAACAGCAACGGGTGGCTTTAGGTAGGGCGATCGCCAGGGAACCTGATGTGTTCCTTTTAGATGAACCTCTATCTAATTTAGACGCACAATTACGAGACGATACACGCGCGGAACTGAAGCAACTTCACCAGCGCCTAGGAATTACCACAATTTATGTGACTCATGATCAGGTTGAGGCTATGACCTTAGCCGATCGGATTGTGATTTTAGAACAAGGTCGTATCCAACAGGTCGGGACTCCTCAACAGGTTTACAGTAAGCCTGCTAATAGGATGGTTGCCACTTTTTTGGGTAATCCTCCCATGAATATTATCCCGGCTACCTATGGTAATAGTTTATTTTGGGTGGGTAGTCAATCGGTGGCTTGTCCGATGGTTATTCGGGAGAAAATACACCCCCAGGAAGGACAGAGATTTGAGTTAGGAATTAGACCGGAACATTTACAATTAAACCTCAGCGAGTCGGAGACTGATCCGGTTGAAAAAGATGTTTGGGCTTTGGATAAAGTCCCTCTGGAATTAGAAGTTAGTGTGGTTGAACCCCTAGGACGGGAAACTTTAGTGAGGGCTACCTGGCCATCAAATGACCCGAAAACTGTACAGGGAAACATATTACAATTGATGGCTTCCCCCAGTGTGCGTGTGCGTCCTGGCGATCGCATTCCAGTTACCCTAGATTTAAACTATTTAATGATTTTTGACCCGGCTACTGGGAAAGTTTTATAA